The Mobula birostris isolate sMobBir1 chromosome 1, sMobBir1.hap1, whole genome shotgun sequence genome contains a region encoding:
- the aqp4 gene encoding aquaporin-4: MQYSAQRRELSFHSLSVVSPDSSSLSPTPSKRLWLCSLERAMTAFRGIWTQSFWRAVSAEFLATLIFVLLGIGSTIGWGGVTGPVDTVLISLCFGFSIATMVQCFAQISGGHINPVVTAAMVCTRKLSLAKGVFYILAQCLGAIAGAGILYLVTPSNVRGGFGVTTINENLSAGNGLLVELLITFQLLFTIFATCDSKRDDLKGSSALAIGLSVTIGHMFAINYTGASMNPARSFGPAVITGKWENHWVYWVGPIIGGISAAALYEYLFCPDEELKRRFKDIFKSTPAPGAKYLDVLESRSQAIEYEDLAVKPGGSQFEGEGKSKEKEDKGEERLTPV, translated from the exons CAAGCGCTTGTGGCTGTGCAGTTTGGAAAGGGCAATGACGGCGTTCAGGGGAATCTGGACCCAGTCTTTCTGGAGGGCAGTTTCTGCTGAGTTTCTGGCCACGCTCATCTTTGTTCTTCTTGGCATCGGCTCCACCATTGGCTGGGGCGGTGTGACTGGACCTGTGGACACAGTCCTTATCTCTCTCTGCTTTGGATTCAGCATTGCCACCATGGTTCAATGTTTTGCCCAGATCAGCGGGGGCCACATTAATCCCGTAGTAACTGCCGCCATGGTCTGCACCCGGAAACTCAGCCTGGCCAAGggagtcttctacattctagcgCAGTGTCTTGGTGCCATCGCGGGAGCAGGGATCCTCTACCTTGTCACTCCATCAAACGTTAGGGGTGGATTTGGTGTCACCACG ATTAATGAGAATCTCTCGGCCGGCAATGGTCTGTTGGTTGAACTGCTTATCACATTCCAGCTACTGTTTACCATCTTTGCCACATGTGACTCTAAACGTGATGATCTGAAGGGCTCATCGGCACTGGCAATTGGTCTCTCTGTCACCATTGGACACATGTTTGCT ATTAACTACACTGGTGCGAGTATGAATCCTGCGCGATCATTTGGACCCGCAGTTATTACTGGGAAATGGGAAAACCACTGG GTTTACTGGGTTGGTCCAATAATAGGTGGAATCAGCGCTGCTGCCCTCTACGAGTATCTATTCTGTCCAGACGAGGAACTGAAGAGACGTTTTAAAGATATCTTCAAATCTACACCGGCTCCTGGGGCTAAGTATTTGGATGTGTTGGAAAGCAGGAGCCAAGCCATTGAATACGAGGATCTGGCTGTTAAACCTGGAGGCTCTCAGTTTGAGGGTGAAGGTAAAAGCAAAGAGAAAGAAGATAAGGGTGAAGAACGTCTGACACCCGTATGA